In Streptomyces sp. NBC_00344, the genomic window GTTCACTGACCATCAGCTCGGCCGTCTCCGCCGAGTCCGGGCGCCCCCACCGGAGCAGCCGGTCGCGCACCAGCCGCCTGGCCCGTGACACCTCACGCGGGTCGAGTTCCAGTTGCCACTCCGCGACGTCCTCCTCCGGAATGCCGTTCACCCTGGCCATCAGGAGGGCCACGTCGTCCTTGCGGCCATCGCTGGGGTTCAGCGCCCGGATGATCGCGTCGCAGGCGTCGTCCATCGAGGCCGCCGGATGGGCGGCGGAGGCGCAGAGCGCGGCCAGCCCATCTCCGATGTCCTGGCCGCGTACCTCGACCAGGCCATCGGTACAGAGCACCAGGCGGTCGCCCGGTCGCACCCGGACGGTCGCGGTCTCGAAGGCGACACCGCCGACCCCGATCGGTGCCCCGGTCGGAAGCTCGATGAGTTCGGCCCTGCCATCCTCCGCGCGGACCAGCACGGGCGGGATGTGCCCGGCGTTGGCGATCTGGATCTCGGAACGGATCGGGTCGTAGACGGCGTAGAGACAGGTGGCCAGATACTGCTCACCGAGCCGCTGCGCCAGGTCGTCGAGATTGCGCAGCAGCTGGGACGGAGGCATCTCCATGGTCGCCATGGTCAAAACCGCGGTGCGCAACTGGCCCATCATCGCTGCGGAGTTGAGCCCGTGGCCCATGACGTCGCCAACCACGAGCGCGGTCCGCGAGCCGGGGAGTTTCACGGAGTCGAACCAGTCCCCGCCGACCCTGCCGAGCCGGGCCCCGGGCAGATAGCGCGTGGCGATGTCACAGCCGGCCATCCGCGCTTCGACCTGAGGCAGCATGCTGTCCTGGAGCGTCTCCGCGACGTTCTCCTGATAGGTGTACATACGGGCGTTGTCGAGCACGAGCCCGGCCCGTGCGGCGAGTTCGGCGCCGGTGGTTCGGTCGATGTCGTCAAAGGGCTCGCGGCCCGGCCGGCGCATCAGCACCATGAAGCCCAGGACCACGTCGCGGGCCTTCAACGGCACAATCAGCAGAGACCGGTTGTTGATCAGCGGGCGCAGGTCCCGCTTCTCGAACTCGCCGGAGATCCGGGCACTCAGCTCTTCACCGACATGAGGGACGAGGACCGGCTCACCCGTGACCATGCACTGGAAGAAGGGCGTGTGCTCGGGAAAGGCGATGGCCTCACCGACCGGCACGGTGTCGTCCCAGCGGCCCGGTTCGTCGTTGTGCTCGACCCACACCCGGTGCCAGACGGTGGTCACATCCGGCGGCCCGTCGGGGAAACCCTCACCTGCCAGCACGGCGGCGCGCAGATGGGTACCCGCGAAGTCGGTGAACCGTGGCACGGCAGCGCTTGTCACTTCACGGATGGTGCGTTCCAGATCGAGGGAGGTGCCGATCCGGCCGCTCACCTCGTTGAGGAATTCCAGTCGCTCACGGACCGCGGCGTATTCGAGGTCGAGCTCCGGACGCGGCGCCGCGAGTGGACGGGAACCCTCGTCGCCCTGGCCCCCGCCACTCGTGGCCCATCGACGGGCCGCGCGCCGCGGCACCCCCCAGTCCGGAGTGACCGGAACGCGGTCGCGCTGACTGAACTCCAGGATTGGATAGCCGAGTTCGAGGACCTGCGAGACGATCCCGGTCGCCTCGTGGACGCTCATGTTCGGCAGGATCTCGGGCAAGCGCCCGGCCAGGTCCTGGTAGCCCGGAAAGTCGGTGTGCAGCGCGAACGCCGGGGCGACGGTCTCGGCGTCCGGACCACCGCCCCCCTCGCTCCCCCTGAGCTGAGCGGCGTCGGCGGCGAGCACCAGCAGCCGCTCGGGACCGGGACCGACCAGCGGGTACGCCCACCACAGCACGTCGATACGGCCGCCCCGCGGCTCGTCGACCCGGGCCCGGCCCGCCGCCGGATAGGCGATGCTGCCGCTCAGCGAGGTGTCGAGTTCGGGGCCGAAATCGGAGTAGGCGCCGTCCGCCCCCTGCACCACGTCCTGTGCCAACGCCCCGGATACCGGGAGGAGTTCACTTGCCGCGCAGCCGACCGCTTCCTCCCTGCTGACACCGAAGAGTCGCCGGGCACCGGTCGACCAGTGGGACACAAGTCCTTCCGCGTCGACGACGACCACGGCGAGCGGCACGCGGCCAGCCGCGGCGTCCCGCGACTGTGGTGCCCTCTGCGGCGGTACACCAAGGTTCATGGGTGGAAGGCTCCTTCCCGGCCGCAAGGTTCTGCGGTTAGTAACCCCACCGTAAGGCCCCGGGCCCCGCGCACGCGGGGCATCGCCGGAATCGGCTCGCATGGGTGGTGCGCCCGGCGCGCACCGCGACGCGGGACCGGACGGTCCGTCAGTCTTCGTGCCCCAGCTGCAGATCACGCTCCGTACGGCCGCCACCGGCGACCTGGAGAACCGTGGCCACGGGCGGGTATCCCGCAGCGATCACGGTGTATTCGCCGGACGACAGATCAACGAATCGGAACGTGCCGTCCGGACCGGTGGTAAGGGTGTCCACGACATTGCCCGCTGCGTCGAGCAGCGTGACCCGCGCGTCCTCGACCGGTCGGCCGCCGCTCGCGCGTACCGTTCCGCGCAGCAGCGCCCCTCCTGCCAGTTCGATGTCCTGCCGTGTCTCACGCGCCGCCTGC contains:
- a CDS encoding SpoIIE family protein phosphatase is translated as MNLGVPPQRAPQSRDAAAGRVPLAVVVVDAEGLVSHWSTGARRLFGVSREEAVGCAASELLPVSGALAQDVVQGADGAYSDFGPELDTSLSGSIAYPAAGRARVDEPRGGRIDVLWWAYPLVGPGPERLLVLAADAAQLRGSEGGGGPDAETVAPAFALHTDFPGYQDLAGRLPEILPNMSVHEATGIVSQVLELGYPILEFSQRDRVPVTPDWGVPRRAARRWATSGGGQGDEGSRPLAAPRPELDLEYAAVRERLEFLNEVSGRIGTSLDLERTIREVTSAAVPRFTDFAGTHLRAAVLAGEGFPDGPPDVTTVWHRVWVEHNDEPGRWDDTVPVGEAIAFPEHTPFFQCMVTGEPVLVPHVGEELSARISGEFEKRDLRPLINNRSLLIVPLKARDVVLGFMVLMRRPGREPFDDIDRTTGAELAARAGLVLDNARMYTYQENVAETLQDSMLPQVEARMAGCDIATRYLPGARLGRVGGDWFDSVKLPGSRTALVVGDVMGHGLNSAAMMGQLRTAVLTMATMEMPPSQLLRNLDDLAQRLGEQYLATCLYAVYDPIRSEIQIANAGHIPPVLVRAEDGRAELIELPTGAPIGVGGVAFETATVRVRPGDRLVLCTDGLVEVRGQDIGDGLAALCASAAHPAASMDDACDAIIRALNPSDGRKDDVALLMARVNGIPEEDVAEWQLELDPREVSRARRLVRDRLLRWGRPDSAETAELMVSELVTNAVKNGRTQQIRLRLVRTDALLCEVSDDEPAPAALLNASADDEFGRGLLVVSSLARAWGTSTNAHGKTVWFEQALGHVARPGSNTW